The proteins below are encoded in one region of Brevundimonas fontaquae:
- a CDS encoding type II toxin-antitoxin system RatA family toxin — translation MAVHRVTRILPYAPEQLADLVADVRAYPDFVPWVTSMRVWNAREEGEGVGLQDAEASVGFSFLQERFSTWVRHDRNAPKVEVGLLRGPFKHLKNRWEFFPHPDGTRLEFMIDFAFKSRMLDMMLSANFDRAVEKLIGCFEAEAKRRYGVR, via the coding sequence ATGGCCGTCCACCGCGTCACGCGCATTCTTCCCTATGCGCCCGAACAGCTTGCCGATCTGGTCGCCGACGTGCGCGCCTATCCCGACTTCGTGCCGTGGGTGACGTCGATGCGCGTCTGGAACGCGCGCGAGGAAGGCGAGGGCGTCGGCTTGCAGGATGCGGAGGCCAGCGTGGGCTTTTCCTTCCTGCAAGAGCGATTCTCCACCTGGGTCCGGCATGATCGCAATGCGCCGAAGGTCGAGGTCGGCTTGCTGCGCGGGCCCTTCAAGCACCTGAAGAACCGTTGGGAGTTCTTTCCCCATCCGGACGGCACGCGGCTGGAGTTTATGATCGACTTCGCCTTCAAGTCCCGGATGCTGGACATGATGCTATCTGCGAACTTCGACCGTGCGGTGGAAAAGCTGATCGGCTGTTTCGAGGCCGAGGCGAAACGGAGATACGGCGTCCGATGA
- the lipA gene encoding lipoyl synthase: MVTLIDTLQRKPSELRHPEKQNRPESVVLKKPDWLRVKAPGSGQYNATKEIVRSKGLVTVCEEAACPNIGECWSQKHATLMIMGDTCTRACAFCNVKTGLPQPLDPEEPGKVGLAVQQMGLNHVVITSVDRDDVADGGAAHFAEVVRQIRIQAPDTTIEILTPDFLRKDGAAAVMIDARPDVFNHNLETVPRLYLKIRPGARYFHSLRLLQMVKERDPNQFTKSGIMVGLGETKEEVMQVMDDMRSAGVDFITIGQYLQPTRKHAAIDRFVTPEEFKAYEAIARAKGFLMVSSSPLTRSSHHAGDDFARLKAAREAQLRR; encoded by the coding sequence ATGGTCACCCTGATCGACACCCTTCAGCGCAAGCCGTCCGAGCTGCGTCACCCCGAAAAGCAGAACCGGCCCGAGTCGGTCGTTCTGAAAAAGCCCGACTGGCTGCGGGTCAAGGCGCCGGGCTCTGGTCAATACAACGCCACCAAGGAGATCGTTCGCTCCAAGGGGCTTGTGACGGTCTGTGAAGAGGCGGCCTGCCCGAACATCGGAGAGTGCTGGAGCCAGAAGCACGCCACCCTGATGATCATGGGCGACACCTGCACGCGGGCCTGCGCCTTCTGCAACGTCAAGACGGGCTTGCCTCAGCCGCTGGATCCGGAAGAGCCGGGCAAGGTGGGCCTCGCCGTACAGCAGATGGGTCTGAACCACGTCGTCATCACCTCGGTCGATCGCGACGATGTGGCCGACGGCGGCGCGGCCCACTTCGCCGAGGTGGTGCGCCAGATCCGCATCCAGGCGCCGGACACCACGATCGAGATCCTGACGCCCGACTTCCTGCGAAAGGACGGGGCGGCCGCCGTGATGATCGACGCCAGGCCCGACGTCTTCAATCACAACCTGGAGACCGTGCCGCGCCTGTATCTGAAGATCCGGCCGGGCGCGCGCTACTTCCACAGCCTGCGCCTGTTGCAGATGGTCAAGGAGCGGGACCCGAACCAGTTCACCAAGTCCGGCATCATGGTCGGCCTGGGCGAAACCAAGGAAGAGGTCATGCAGGTGATGGACGACATGCGGTCCGCCGGCGTCGATTTCATCACAATCGGCCAGTACCTGCAGCCGACGCGCAAACATGCCGCGATCGACCGCTTCGTCACGCCGGAAGAGTTCAAGGCCTATGAGGCGATCGCCCGGGCGAAGGGCTTCCTGATGGTGTCGTCCAGCCCGCTGACGCGTTCGTCGCACCATGCCGGCGACGATTTCGCCCGGCTGAAGGCGGCGCGCGAGGCGCAGCTGCGCCGCTAA
- a CDS encoding AMP-binding protein, with the protein MRQALDPSLYDSTLIDALIDARSRFGDKEILEDQDRHPLSYTGLIRAAFVLGRKIANMTDKGERVAILLPSSMGVVVTFFGLHAHGRVPVMLNFTAGEANLKAAIKASGVKKVLTAKRFIDQAKLDDLIVELKTVAEVVWLDDVRKTIGLADKLYGLAAGAAPKRFRVKTDPDAPGVVLFTSGSFGTPKGVVLSQKNLVANARQVAAHIDLLPEWVMFNPLPTFHCFGLTGGVILPLLQGLKAFQYPSPLHAKQITDLLPQVNASILFATDTFLNQYGRVAETNDFSTLKFVVAGAEKVREETRTLFNTKFGGVELLEGYGATEASPVIAVNHPDRNTPGTVGQVLPGIDWKLEPVDGIDAGGRLMLRGPNVMSGYVTSAEPLQWDPIGDDWLDTGDIVDVTDDGYVTIRGRAKRFAKIGGEMVSLTAVEGIAGAVWPDQRHAVVSIPDSRKGEKLVLVTDHADAEVAPLAEWARTNGAPELIVPKKIVKVAEVPVLGTGKTDYVSIQKMVEAEKAA; encoded by the coding sequence TTGCGCCAGGCCCTGGATCCCTCGCTTTACGACTCGACCCTGATCGACGCCCTGATCGATGCGCGGTCGCGGTTCGGCGACAAGGAAATCCTGGAGGATCAGGACCGGCATCCGCTGAGCTATACCGGCCTGATCCGCGCCGCCTTCGTGCTAGGCCGCAAGATCGCCAACATGACCGACAAGGGCGAGCGGGTCGCGATCCTGCTGCCGTCGTCCATGGGCGTCGTCGTCACCTTCTTCGGTCTGCACGCCCACGGTCGTGTGCCGGTGATGCTGAACTTCACCGCCGGCGAAGCCAATCTGAAGGCGGCGATCAAGGCCTCGGGCGTCAAGAAGGTGCTGACCGCCAAACGCTTCATCGACCAGGCCAAGCTGGACGACTTGATCGTCGAACTGAAGACGGTGGCCGAGGTCGTCTGGCTGGACGACGTGCGCAAGACCATCGGCCTGGCCGACAAGCTCTACGGCCTCGCCGCCGGCGCGGCGCCCAAGCGGTTCCGCGTGAAGACGGACCCCGATGCGCCGGGGGTCGTCCTGTTCACCTCCGGCAGCTTCGGCACGCCCAAGGGCGTGGTGCTGAGCCAGAAAAACCTCGTCGCCAATGCGCGTCAGGTGGCGGCCCACATCGACCTGTTGCCGGAATGGGTGATGTTCAATCCCCTGCCGACCTTCCACTGTTTCGGCCTGACCGGCGGGGTCATCTTGCCGCTGCTGCAAGGGTTGAAGGCCTTCCAATATCCGTCGCCGCTGCACGCCAAACAGATCACCGACCTGCTGCCCCAGGTGAACGCCTCGATTCTGTTTGCGACCGACACCTTCCTGAACCAGTACGGTCGCGTCGCCGAAACGAACGACTTCTCGACGCTGAAGTTCGTGGTCGCCGGCGCCGAGAAGGTGCGCGAGGAGACCCGCACCCTGTTCAACACTAAGTTCGGCGGCGTCGAACTGCTGGAAGGTTACGGCGCGACCGAGGCCTCGCCCGTGATCGCCGTCAACCATCCTGACCGCAACACGCCCGGCACGGTCGGTCAGGTGCTGCCGGGCATCGACTGGAAGCTGGAGCCGGTCGACGGCATCGACGCGGGCGGTCGCCTGATGCTGCGCGGGCCCAATGTCATGAGCGGCTATGTCACCTCGGCCGAGCCCTTGCAGTGGGATCCGATCGGCGACGACTGGCTGGACACCGGCGACATCGTCGATGTGACCGACGACGGCTATGTCACCATCCGCGGCCGCGCCAAGCGCTTCGCCAAGATCGGCGGCGAGATGGTTTCACTGACCGCCGTCGAAGGGATCGCCGGCGCCGTCTGGCCGGATCAGCGCCACGCCGTCGTGTCGATACCGGACAGCCGTAAGGGCGAGAAGCTGGTGCTCGTCACTGACCACGCAGACGCTGAGGTCGCGCCCTTGGCTGAATGGGCGCGAACCAACGGCGCGCCCGAACTGATCGTGCCGAAAAAGATCGTCAAGGTCGCCGAGGTCCCCGTCCTGGGCACCGGCAAGACAGACTATGTGTCGATCCAGAAGATGGTCGAGGCCGAGAAGGCGGCCTGA
- the ygiD gene encoding 4,5-DOPA dioxygenase extradiol — MRQPAVFFGHGSPMNALGGPYGAAWRALGEAIGKPKGVVMISAHWETRGLGVTAQEKPETIHDFGNFPRELHQMQYPAPGSPALAARVSALTGAVQTQAWGLDHGTWSVLCHVWPEADVPVVQLSLNRELTARQHYDLAKALKPLRDEGIVISGSGDFVHNLRTWKREDGAEPYAWATGFNEAVKTAFERGDHEALIDWVGLAEDAQLSVPTDEHFLPVLYIAAQQEPGEAVSFFNDRIDGGSISMTGVRIG, encoded by the coding sequence ATGCGTCAGCCCGCCGTCTTCTTCGGCCACGGTTCGCCCATGAACGCGCTCGGCGGTCCCTATGGGGCTGCTTGGCGTGCGCTGGGCGAAGCGATCGGCAAGCCCAAGGGTGTGGTGATGATCTCCGCCCACTGGGAGACGCGCGGGCTGGGCGTGACCGCGCAGGAGAAGCCCGAAACCATCCATGACTTCGGCAACTTCCCGCGCGAACTTCATCAGATGCAGTATCCGGCACCCGGGTCGCCCGCCTTGGCGGCGCGGGTGTCGGCGCTGACCGGGGCCGTCCAGACGCAAGCGTGGGGCCTGGATCACGGGACCTGGTCGGTGCTGTGCCATGTGTGGCCCGAGGCCGACGTGCCGGTCGTGCAACTGTCGCTGAACCGCGAGCTGACGGCGCGTCAGCATTACGATCTAGCCAAGGCGCTGAAGCCTCTGCGCGATGAAGGGATCGTCATCTCCGGCTCGGGCGACTTCGTCCACAATCTGCGGACCTGGAAGCGAGAGGACGGCGCAGAGCCCTACGCCTGGGCGACCGGCTTCAACGAGGCGGTGAAGACGGCGTTCGAACGGGGCGACCATGAAGCGCTGATCGACTGGGTGGGTCTGGCCGAGGACGCGCAACTAAGCGTGCCGACCGACGAACATTTCCTGCCGGTGCTTTATATCGCCGCCCAGCAGGAGCCGGGCGAGGCTGTCAGCTTCTTCAACGACCGCATCGACGGCGGCTCGATCTCTATGACGGGCGTCCGGATCGGCTGA
- the wrbA gene encoding NAD(P)H:quinone oxidoreductase, with protein sequence MPKVLVLYHSTYGHLETMAEAVAEGAREVEGAVVDIKRVPETVPEELAKASHYKLDQKAPIAKIDDLKDYDAIIVGAGTRFGSAASQMRAFLDQAGGLWFSGALIGKVGGAFTATATQHGGQETTFQGLHNFFMHQGMPVVGLPYSFQGQMTLDAIHGGSPYGASTITGGDGSRQPSDVELDGARFQGKHIAELAKKLHG encoded by the coding sequence ATGCCGAAAGTCCTCGTCCTCTATCATTCGACCTATGGTCACCTGGAAACCATGGCCGAGGCGGTCGCCGAAGGCGCGCGCGAGGTCGAAGGCGCCGTCGTGGACATCAAGCGCGTGCCGGAAACCGTGCCGGAAGAGCTGGCCAAGGCTTCTCACTACAAGCTGGATCAGAAGGCGCCGATCGCCAAGATCGACGATCTGAAGGACTACGACGCCATCATCGTCGGCGCCGGCACTCGCTTTGGTTCGGCCGCGTCGCAGATGCGCGCTTTCCTGGATCAGGCCGGCGGCCTGTGGTTCTCGGGCGCCCTGATCGGCAAAGTGGGCGGAGCGTTCACCGCGACGGCGACACAGCACGGCGGTCAGGAGACGACCTTCCAGGGCCTGCACAACTTCTTCATGCACCAGGGCATGCCGGTCGTGGGTCTGCCCTATTCCTTCCAGGGGCAGATGACGCTGGACGCCATCCACGGCGGCTCGCCCTATGGCGCATCGACGATCACGGGCGGCGACGGCTCGCGTCAGCCCAGCGACGTCGAGCTGGACGGCGCCCGGTTCCAGGGCAAGCATATCGCCGAGCTGGCCAAGAAGCTGCACGGCTGA